A window of Citrus sinensis cultivar Valencia sweet orange chromosome 7, DVS_A1.0, whole genome shotgun sequence contains these coding sequences:
- the LOC127903705 gene encoding uncharacterized protein LOC127903705 translates to MISTHMLNLQMVKGKKIFIFRCRQFTMVLSRILDFIASFAQAKQINQCASMGAKSVEEKVLPFCSQKMFKGLIMRDIEDVTSLNDVLSKEQRLVNAAWFSHLKALWFSYCPNLQKLFSLQLLPALQNLEFLVVRSCKRIEEIVEVNDEETQKELGTSAITITLPRLKKLWLSFLPELNSVCSDNAVLICISLQEIQITPSCPKLKRLSLRLPLLDNGQPSPPPALEVIKIMKELWESSALVLNPYCKFEQS, encoded by the coding sequence ATGATTTCAACACATATGTTAAATCTTCAGATGGTcaaaggtaaaaaaattttcattttcaggtGTCGACAGTTTACAATGGTTCTGTCGCGAATACTAGATTTTATAGCTTCATTCGCACAAGCAAAGCAAATAAATCAGTGTGCTTCTATGGGTGCAAAATCTGTGGAAGAGAAGGTGTTACCATTTTGCTCCCAAAAGATGTTCAAAGGACTAATTATGCGCGATATCGAAGATGTTACAAGCTTAAATGATGTTTTGTCAAAGGAACAAAGACTAGTTAACGCTGCCTGGTTTTCACATCTTAAAGCTCTTTGGTTTTCCTATTGTCCTAATTTACAGAAGTTGTTCTCACTTCAGCTATTGCCTGCCCTCCAAAACTTGGAATTTCTCGTAGTCCGAAGCTGTAAGAGAATTGAGGAGATAGTAGAAGTCAATGATGAAGAAACTCAGAAAGAATTAGGAACAAGTGCAATCACTATTACACTTCCAAGATTGAAGAAGTTGTGGCTTAGTTTCTTGCCAGAACTTAACAGCGTTTGCAGTGATAATGCAGTATTGATTTGTATTTCTCTCCAAGAAATTCAGATAACCCCCTCCTGCCCCAAATTGAAGCGGCTCTCTCTTAGGCTTCCTCTGCTTGATAATGGACAACCATCTCCACCCCCTGCCCTTGAAGTTATTAAGATAATGAAAGAATTGTGGGAATCATCTGCTTTGGTCCTAAATCCTTACTGTAAGTTCGAGCAGAGCTAG